From one Gimesia sp. genomic stretch:
- a CDS encoding arylsulfatase: MYVMADDMGYGDLGCYGQKIIKTPNIDQLAQQGMRFTNHYAGHTVCRPSRLVLLTGQHSGHTPISQNEQYYFPENTTTVTSLFKEQGYATGGVGKWALGIPESTGVPSKQGFDFWFGYLDQGNAHNFYPEFLWSNEQEVSLPGNKVGPHKRVSISRETYSHDLLTREAFNFIRANADKPFFLQAHYTIPHANNEGGRATGDGMEVPEYGDYQDREWPQPEKGFAAMVTRLDRDLGRMVELLKELKLENKTIIFFTSDNGPHQEGMHQVEFFNSNGPLKGYKRDLYEGGIRVPLIVKWPGKIKPGTTSDHISAFWDFLPTACELAGIQPPKNIDGISYLPELLGQSQQAHETMFWKYRGKVALRAGKWKAVQTGPGKPLELYNLDTDIGETHNLAKEHPEIATRMKRQITASQSAD, encoded by the coding sequence ATTTATGTGATGGCAGATGACATGGGCTACGGCGACCTGGGCTGCTACGGTCAGAAAATCATCAAGACCCCCAATATCGACCAGCTTGCTCAGCAGGGGATGCGGTTCACCAATCACTATGCGGGGCACACCGTCTGTCGTCCTTCGCGGCTGGTCCTACTCACCGGACAGCATTCGGGACACACTCCGATCAGTCAGAATGAACAGTATTATTTCCCGGAAAACACAACGACCGTCACCTCACTGTTCAAAGAACAGGGTTATGCGACGGGCGGCGTAGGAAAATGGGCCCTGGGTATTCCGGAATCAACGGGTGTTCCCAGCAAGCAGGGCTTTGATTTCTGGTTCGGCTACCTGGACCAGGGCAACGCGCATAACTTTTATCCTGAATTCCTCTGGAGCAACGAACAGGAAGTTTCATTACCGGGAAACAAGGTGGGGCCTCACAAACGGGTCTCGATCTCGCGTGAAACCTACTCGCATGATCTGCTGACCCGCGAAGCATTCAACTTTATCCGGGCGAATGCAGATAAACCTTTCTTCCTGCAGGCACATTACACAATTCCACACGCGAACAATGAAGGGGGCCGCGCTACCGGAGACGGCATGGAAGTCCCTGAATATGGCGACTACCAGGATCGCGAGTGGCCTCAGCCCGAAAAAGGCTTCGCCGCGATGGTAACCCGCCTCGACCGGGACCTGGGCCGGATGGTCGAACTGCTGAAAGAACTCAAACTGGAAAACAAGACCATCATCTTTTTCACTTCGGACAATGGTCCTCATCAGGAGGGCATGCATCAGGTGGAATTCTTCAACTCTAACGGACCGCTGAAAGGATACAAACGTGATCTGTATGAGGGAGGCATCCGGGTGCCGCTAATTGTCAAGTGGCCGGGAAAAATCAAACCGGGTACCACTTCCGATCACATCAGTGCTTTCTGGGACTTCCTGCCGACTGCCTGTGAACTGGCGGGGATCCAGCCACCGAAAAACATTGATGGCATTTCTTACCTGCCGGAACTACTGGGCCAGTCGCAACAGGCGCATGAGACGATGTTCTGGAAATATCGGGGCAAAGTGGCTCTGCGGGCTGGTAAATGGAAAGCCGTCCAGACTGGCCCCGGTAAACCGCTAGAGTTGTATAATCTCGATACGGATATCGGAGAGACTCACAATCTCGCTAAAGAACATCCCGAAATCGCCACACGCATGAAGCGACAGATCACCGCCAGTCAGTCTGCGGACTAG
- a CDS encoding DUF1501 domain-containing protein — protein sequence MSLEQQPQQPAGHAQFCRRTRREFLWEAGGGFGSVALTGMLSADGFLNSQAVAADGVSQFRNPLAPKDPHFKPKAKSVIFLFMYGGPSHVDTFDHKPKLYGLDGKTIPVKTKGRGGEKNEGRVVGPKWKFKQYGQSGQWVSDLFPHLATCVDDIAFLKSMTADSPIHGSAMLMMNSGRILSGFPSLGSWLNYGLGSENENLPGYVVMLDPTGGPISGAKNWSSGFMPATYQGTTMRSKGAPLVDLRRPAGMSRAVQRELLDALKTANEKHEATRAGNSELAARIASYELAFKMQQHAPEAADLASETQQTQDMYGLNNPRTADFGRRCLLARRLVERGVRFIQLYSGGNHNDANWDAHGDLVKNHSYHAGNTDQPIAALIKDLKARGLFDETMIVWGGEFGRQPTAEYAKGTGRDHNSFGFTMWTAGGGIKGGTSVGATDELGAAAVEKPFHVKRLHATILHQMGLDPNRLSYFYGGLDQKLVGVEHTEPISEII from the coding sequence ATGAGCTTAGAACAGCAACCCCAACAGCCAGCCGGACATGCCCAGTTTTGCCGACGAACACGGCGGGAATTCCTGTGGGAAGCGGGAGGCGGATTTGGATCAGTCGCCTTAACCGGGATGTTGTCCGCGGATGGGTTTCTGAATTCTCAGGCGGTCGCCGCTGACGGAGTAAGTCAGTTCCGGAATCCTCTGGCACCCAAAGATCCCCACTTCAAACCCAAAGCGAAGAGCGTAATCTTCCTGTTCATGTACGGTGGCCCGAGCCATGTCGATACGTTCGATCATAAGCCTAAGTTGTATGGTTTGGACGGGAAGACGATACCCGTCAAAACCAAGGGACGCGGCGGCGAAAAGAACGAAGGACGCGTCGTCGGTCCCAAATGGAAGTTCAAACAGTATGGCCAATCGGGGCAATGGGTTTCGGATCTGTTTCCGCATCTGGCGACCTGCGTCGACGATATTGCATTTCTCAAGTCAATGACCGCGGATTCTCCAATCCATGGCTCAGCCATGTTGATGATGAATTCAGGACGCATTTTGAGCGGGTTCCCCAGCCTCGGCTCCTGGCTGAACTATGGTCTGGGAAGCGAGAATGAAAATCTGCCCGGCTACGTGGTGATGCTCGATCCGACAGGTGGACCGATCAGCGGCGCCAAGAACTGGTCCAGCGGTTTTATGCCGGCCACTTATCAGGGGACGACAATGCGTTCCAAGGGAGCACCACTGGTAGACCTGCGACGACCCGCAGGCATGAGCAGAGCCGTTCAGCGAGAACTGCTGGATGCGCTGAAAACGGCCAATGAAAAGCATGAAGCAACCCGGGCCGGGAATTCGGAACTGGCGGCCCGGATCGCCAGCTATGAACTGGCTTTCAAGATGCAACAACACGCACCAGAAGCAGCAGATCTGGCTTCAGAGACCCAACAGACTCAGGATATGTACGGGCTGAACAATCCCCGGACTGCTGATTTTGGCAGACGCTGCCTCCTGGCCCGGCGTCTGGTCGAACGCGGAGTACGTTTTATTCAGCTCTACTCAGGCGGAAATCATAATGATGCTAACTGGGATGCCCATGGGGATCTGGTCAAGAATCACAGCTATCATGCCGGGAATACCGATCAGCCGATCGCAGCGCTGATCAAGGATCTCAAAGCACGGGGCCTGTTCGATGAGACTATGATTGTATGGGGGGGCGAATTCGGACGTCAGCCCACTGCAGAATACGCGAAAGGAACCGGCCGCGATCATAACTCCTTCGGATTCACCATGTGGACTGCGGGCGGTGGAATCAAAGGCGGAACTTCCGTGGGGGCAACCGATGAACTCGGCGCTGCCGCCGTGGAGAAACCATTCCATGTCAAACGACTGCACGCGACGATCCTGCATCAGATGGGCCTTGATCCGAATCGCCTGTCTTACTTTTACGGCGGACTGGATCAGAAACTGGTCGGCGTTGAACATACCGAGCCGATTTCAGAAATCATCTAG
- a CDS encoding PSD1 and planctomycete cytochrome C domain-containing protein: MLCWGILLSLTLGFTAEVDAETKTTPAKSSSQPPVDFTQEIQPLLAKHCYSCHGPDVQEGGLRLDQSDEAFKKLESEATAIVPRHPEQSELIARISPRDDGLQMPPEGEQLKPAQVELLKNWISQGAEWKKHWAFEPPRKQAPPATQNQEWVQNPIDAFILRKLEQKGLSPAPPADRVALIRRAYFDLTGLPPTPEEVDQFVNNPAPDAYEKIIDRLLDSPHYGERWARHWLDLVRYADTNSYERDGNKPNAWRFRDYVIRSLNEDKPYDQFIKEQLAGDELDQVTNDSIIATGYYRLGLWDDEPADPLLSYYNELDDIVTTTSQVFLGLTLNCARCHEHKIDPIPHEDYYRFMAFFHGLNSYGIRSDQLSYNQTDITGTKLVTRYAELDEKQGELKQKMRAIEETGIKKMSGVDQRRSETRERKKLLEEKLAQFLEPAQMQDYQKMQSEMQELNAERKKLPPRKMALSVSRSLKEPRETFVLLRGNPHVKGDPVQPGFPEIFGGEQATIPKPSAEQKTSGRRRVLADWIADQDNLLTSRVIVNRIWQHHFGRGIVQSPNNFGQLGVPPTHPELLDWLSLKFNDEGQRFKALHKLIMLSNTYQMSSQFSEEAAAVDPANDLFWRFNMRRLSAEEVRDSILAVNGRLNSKMYGPGFYPQISKEVMQGQSKPGQGWGDSSEEERARRSIYIFVKRSLLTPLLFNFDFADTDSSCAVRFVTTQPAQALGMINGAFVNSQAEHLTERLLKEAGPEYPAFVARAIRLAYGRQPQPGEVDRGVHLIKSLIDKHQLSERQARDYFCLTILNRNEFVYLD, encoded by the coding sequence ATGCTCTGCTGGGGGATTCTCCTCAGTCTCACTTTGGGGTTCACTGCAGAAGTCGATGCAGAGACGAAGACCACCCCTGCAAAGTCTTCTTCACAGCCTCCCGTGGATTTTACCCAGGAGATCCAACCGCTATTAGCAAAGCACTGTTATTCCTGCCATGGTCCTGATGTACAGGAAGGGGGGCTGCGGCTGGATCAAAGCGATGAAGCGTTCAAAAAACTTGAGTCGGAAGCAACGGCGATTGTTCCCCGGCATCCGGAACAGAGTGAATTGATTGCCCGGATTTCCCCCCGGGATGATGGACTGCAGATGCCCCCGGAAGGAGAGCAGCTCAAGCCGGCCCAGGTGGAACTGCTGAAAAACTGGATCTCCCAGGGCGCAGAATGGAAAAAACACTGGGCCTTTGAGCCTCCCCGAAAGCAGGCACCACCCGCCACCCAGAACCAGGAATGGGTTCAAAATCCAATTGATGCGTTCATCCTGAGAAAACTGGAACAGAAGGGGCTCTCCCCTGCACCACCTGCAGACCGGGTCGCACTGATTCGTCGGGCATATTTTGATCTGACCGGGCTGCCTCCCACTCCCGAGGAAGTCGATCAGTTTGTCAACAATCCTGCTCCTGATGCCTACGAAAAAATAATTGACCGCCTGCTGGATTCGCCTCACTATGGAGAACGCTGGGCGCGGCACTGGCTGGACCTGGTCCGCTATGCTGATACCAACAGTTATGAACGGGATGGTAACAAACCCAATGCCTGGCGTTTCCGGGATTATGTCATCCGCTCCCTGAACGAAGACAAACCCTACGACCAGTTCATTAAAGAACAACTGGCAGGGGACGAACTGGATCAAGTGACTAATGATTCTATTATCGCCACCGGCTATTATCGACTGGGGCTCTGGGACGATGAGCCGGCTGACCCACTCTTGAGTTACTACAATGAGCTGGATGATATCGTCACCACGACGAGTCAAGTGTTTCTGGGACTGACACTGAACTGTGCCCGCTGTCACGAACATAAAATCGACCCGATTCCCCATGAAGACTATTACCGCTTTATGGCGTTTTTTCATGGTCTGAACTCATACGGGATCCGCTCTGATCAACTCTCTTACAACCAGACTGACATCACGGGGACGAAGCTGGTCACCCGCTATGCAGAGTTGGACGAAAAACAGGGCGAGCTGAAGCAGAAAATGCGTGCGATTGAAGAGACAGGCATCAAAAAAATGTCGGGCGTCGATCAGCGGCGTTCTGAGACCAGGGAACGCAAAAAGTTACTGGAAGAAAAACTGGCACAGTTTCTGGAGCCTGCTCAGATGCAGGACTATCAGAAGATGCAGTCCGAAATGCAGGAACTGAATGCGGAGCGGAAAAAACTGCCTCCCCGCAAGATGGCGCTGAGTGTCAGTCGCAGCCTCAAAGAACCCCGAGAAACGTTCGTTCTACTGCGGGGAAATCCGCATGTGAAAGGGGATCCGGTCCAGCCCGGGTTTCCCGAGATCTTCGGGGGTGAGCAGGCGACGATTCCCAAACCCTCTGCGGAGCAGAAAACCTCCGGTCGCAGACGCGTACTGGCTGATTGGATCGCCGATCAGGATAATCTGCTGACTTCGCGGGTCATCGTGAACCGGATCTGGCAGCATCACTTTGGTCGGGGAATCGTGCAGTCACCCAATAACTTCGGACAGCTGGGGGTCCCACCGACTCATCCGGAGCTGCTGGACTGGCTCTCGCTGAAATTTAATGATGAGGGACAGCGGTTCAAAGCCTTGCACAAGCTGATCATGCTGTCGAATACCTATCAGATGTCCTCTCAATTCTCGGAAGAAGCGGCTGCCGTCGACCCGGCTAATGATCTGTTCTGGCGGTTCAATATGCGACGATTGAGTGCTGAGGAAGTCCGCGACAGTATCCTGGCGGTCAATGGACGCTTGAATTCAAAAATGTACGGACCGGGCTTTTATCCACAGATTTCTAAAGAGGTCATGCAGGGGCAGTCGAAACCGGGACAGGGTTGGGGAGATTCGTCGGAAGAAGAACGGGCGCGGCGAAGTATCTATATTTTCGTCAAACGTTCGCTGCTGACTCCCCTGCTCTTCAATTTTGACTTTGCCGATACCGACAGCAGCTGTGCTGTGCGCTTTGTGACGACCCAGCCGGCACAGGCACTGGGGATGATTAACGGTGCCTTTGTCAACAGTCAGGCAGAACACCTGACCGAACGACTGCTCAAGGAGGCGGGACCGGAATACCCGGCATTCGTAGCACGGGCAATTCGCCTCGCCTATGGTCGTCAACCCCAGCCCGGTGAGGTGGATCGGGGAGTTCATCTTATTAAGAGCCTGATTGACAAACACCAGTTATCAGAGAGACAGGCCCGGGACTATTTCTGCCTGACGATCTTAAACCGTAATGAGTTTGTTTATCTCGATTAA
- a CDS encoding PQQ-binding-like beta-propeller repeat protein codes for MKRINPPFSGRSPLKSVTARLLPAVALLLIGPCTYLLSQDEPARQLLLAFLDPPEQAVPEQSEPDPDAISEDREALIHRIYRNRSLRTQFERAEQKFNEREFTEGALQLEKLLDHQEDYFFWPDNAKQPFNFRKRTRELLSTANPRDLADYERISGPQANGMLEQARESEDLRLFEQVILRFYPLRAGFEAIDYLGTRHLEQGNFEFASRYWDLLLESRIHQSRMKPVHFLKAAVAYQQSDQQEKVTRILSRKSKAEVTLGGVTYRLPQAMERLALNLQNSPRRPADRGWLISQGNSQRNQSVESSVPYFKADWSQPIARTEKYRALEYLINWERKQQRENQSTAVANVPIAVDNLIIYRDFKGVRAVDIDSGETAWLFQSAGSLNQLIDQVDERTPGHAAYSQNLSLEKFYTCNSIYGTLSSNGHAVFAVDYIPDQLPPAERNIGLRRNTTHFPLVSQKGNRLVALPVKRKPTAADGLTAIRAPSQDPQPETTFPVKPLWSISGYYFLGAPLPVGNYLYAIAEHNSQLSVLCINPHNGSIFWKQGLAYVDQPIYSDRERSWQQAPLASSEGIIVCTTQIDTVVALDATNGDLLWSYYYGEGDNSRRIAQKRYYRPVSFGHPGLTSAPVISGNRVFYLPSGSPYIHCIDLQTGLPLWEEVNREDGELIAAVVDETVLVLGSDYCRGRHIEDGRELWHLQVGPVSGIGFLSQENYLLPTRAGHVLKIHVPTGKEAGFSLSNTNQISSILNHEFKQDLQEGAAYAYEVVKRNGEPSPSEQKQHDWAPGNIIAHRGRIISLGLWQIDAFPQAESMLASLPDNQQSLSPQQKQIDQLLKAELELALGNLTGAQRRLESLLSNQSVPDIQDRSTALLRELLYAELNRSGQSEAELLSKLESLAQTPLERGRFLSRKSKYLLDQEDYHGLMQVAEDFKKIEVNQPLAMAGDTHHLVTVQSLIAGLMQRIADKADQNDQATLNSIIIEDQQSALQGATTAELQAFLDTYGSWSQAVAVRSTLAQKMMQSGQIQQAEFLLMQNHADANPHVAAEAARQLLELWEAVGLPHEAAGLLKELNEKYANIPLENGLTGAEYVARYDRGSAAWSIYQAMQPLRDNVTRVNIRQSDVAAPAPQIAATYRNYERKFLPPPEISQLLLKQGSLLTVVNRHAGQSIGQVKVSDRISYPYHSRNTRVGHFIPLGSSHKIHGVSLLQLEDDVSEPLWTTEFDDLNNSQSLFYVGPSGPRVCVFQWGNRLFGLNPANGKVLWERKNIPSKSGFLSDSSKGLVGDQEAIVAFSINRTNYDVYSAITGERIRQGELELNSRIRHVFGRKLFYETTSTTEKRVRLWDPLTDRLLLDEPVDNSGFSTQISDTELAILLPPNRLRVLNVESGETMIETDIPDEYLKNLNKFIGFSDHGRYYFNFSYTTPRRRTPQNDFFISDSFLNVVHIDNDLLSIDKQSGKILWNRNLPKRSWIDTSQYQLPFLIFMSKIRTESRTRSYSFLFEILDTRTGKTIGFKDNILKDTILQMQIDPRLRKIILQGMHSAVEIDYQNPTRGLENLLDSPL; via the coding sequence ATGAAACGAATCAATCCTCCATTCTCAGGGCGTTCTCCCCTGAAGAGTGTCACTGCCAGACTGCTTCCAGCAGTCGCCCTCCTGTTGATCGGGCCTTGTACGTATCTTCTCTCACAAGATGAACCAGCCCGGCAGCTCCTGCTGGCGTTTCTGGATCCTCCTGAACAGGCCGTTCCTGAACAAAGTGAACCTGATCCCGACGCGATTTCTGAAGATCGGGAAGCCTTGATTCACCGGATCTACCGAAATCGAAGTCTGCGGACACAGTTCGAACGTGCAGAACAGAAATTCAACGAACGGGAATTCACCGAGGGCGCCCTGCAGTTGGAAAAGCTGCTCGACCATCAGGAAGACTATTTTTTCTGGCCCGATAATGCGAAACAGCCATTCAATTTTCGCAAACGGACTCGGGAACTCCTTTCCACTGCCAATCCCCGGGACCTCGCCGATTATGAACGTATCTCAGGTCCTCAGGCTAATGGAATGCTGGAGCAGGCACGAGAGTCAGAGGACCTGCGCCTCTTTGAGCAGGTCATCTTACGCTTTTATCCCCTCCGGGCCGGATTTGAAGCCATCGATTATCTGGGGACCCGGCATCTGGAGCAGGGGAATTTCGAGTTTGCTTCACGCTATTGGGATCTGCTTCTTGAGAGCCGCATCCATCAGTCCCGCATGAAACCAGTTCACTTTCTCAAAGCAGCAGTCGCTTATCAGCAATCTGACCAACAGGAAAAGGTCACTCGGATCCTGTCCCGTAAAAGTAAAGCTGAGGTTACTCTGGGCGGCGTGACATACCGATTACCGCAGGCGATGGAACGACTCGCTCTGAACCTGCAAAACAGCCCACGTAGACCCGCCGATCGTGGCTGGTTGATCTCCCAGGGTAACTCGCAACGAAACCAGTCTGTTGAATCGAGCGTTCCTTACTTTAAGGCCGACTGGAGCCAGCCGATTGCGCGTACTGAAAAATATCGTGCCCTCGAGTATCTGATTAATTGGGAGCGAAAGCAGCAGCGCGAGAATCAGTCGACTGCTGTCGCGAATGTTCCGATTGCAGTCGATAATCTGATTATCTATCGTGATTTTAAAGGGGTTAGAGCCGTTGATATCGATTCGGGTGAGACTGCCTGGTTGTTTCAGAGTGCCGGCAGCCTCAATCAGTTGATCGATCAGGTCGACGAACGCACTCCCGGTCATGCCGCCTATTCCCAGAACCTGTCACTGGAGAAATTCTACACCTGTAACTCGATTTACGGCACGCTTTCCAGTAACGGCCACGCAGTTTTTGCCGTGGACTACATTCCCGATCAGCTCCCCCCAGCCGAGAGAAACATCGGCCTGCGTCGCAATACAACTCATTTCCCTCTAGTCTCACAAAAAGGCAACCGGCTGGTAGCGCTTCCCGTCAAACGAAAGCCAACTGCAGCCGACGGGTTAACCGCGATTCGAGCTCCTTCACAGGATCCTCAACCAGAAACCACGTTTCCGGTGAAACCACTGTGGAGTATTTCCGGCTATTATTTCCTGGGTGCGCCGCTACCGGTTGGAAACTACCTGTATGCGATCGCCGAGCATAACAGCCAGCTTTCTGTGCTCTGTATTAACCCACACAACGGCTCGATTTTCTGGAAACAGGGGCTGGCTTACGTCGATCAGCCGATTTATTCAGATCGCGAGCGATCATGGCAGCAGGCACCGCTGGCCTCTAGTGAGGGGATCATTGTCTGTACAACACAGATCGACACCGTAGTCGCCTTGGATGCTACAAACGGCGACCTGCTCTGGAGCTATTATTACGGTGAAGGGGATAACTCCCGTCGGATCGCTCAGAAACGCTATTATCGCCCGGTGAGTTTCGGACATCCCGGACTCACGAGTGCCCCAGTGATCTCCGGCAACCGCGTCTTCTACCTTCCCAGTGGCTCCCCCTACATTCACTGTATTGACCTGCAAACAGGACTCCCCCTGTGGGAAGAAGTCAATCGAGAGGATGGCGAACTGATCGCTGCCGTAGTCGATGAGACCGTGCTGGTGCTCGGGTCTGACTACTGCCGCGGTCGGCATATCGAGGATGGTCGAGAGCTCTGGCATCTGCAGGTAGGACCAGTTTCCGGCATCGGTTTTCTTTCTCAGGAGAACTATCTGCTGCCGACCAGAGCAGGGCATGTGCTCAAAATCCATGTTCCCACCGGAAAGGAAGCGGGCTTCTCCCTCAGCAATACGAATCAGATTTCAAGTATCTTGAACCACGAGTTTAAACAGGACCTGCAAGAGGGTGCAGCCTATGCTTATGAGGTCGTCAAGCGGAATGGGGAGCCATCTCCTTCAGAGCAGAAACAGCATGACTGGGCTCCCGGAAATATCATTGCCCATCGTGGGCGGATTATTTCGCTGGGTCTCTGGCAGATCGATGCGTTTCCCCAGGCCGAATCGATGCTGGCCAGCCTGCCTGACAATCAGCAGTCGTTATCCCCTCAACAGAAACAGATCGACCAACTGCTCAAAGCCGAACTCGAACTCGCCCTGGGTAACCTGACCGGTGCCCAGCGTCGCCTGGAGTCTCTCTTATCCAACCAGTCAGTCCCAGACATTCAGGATCGTTCCACCGCTCTGCTGCGGGAACTGCTCTATGCCGAACTCAATCGTAGTGGTCAGAGTGAGGCGGAACTTCTAAGCAAGCTGGAATCGCTGGCCCAGACACCTCTGGAGCGGGGACGCTTCCTGTCTCGTAAATCGAAGTATCTGCTGGACCAGGAAGACTACCATGGGCTGATGCAGGTCGCTGAGGACTTCAAAAAAATTGAGGTCAATCAGCCGCTGGCCATGGCGGGAGACACACATCATCTGGTCACCGTACAAAGCCTGATCGCCGGGCTGATGCAGCGGATCGCAGACAAAGCAGATCAGAATGACCAGGCAACGCTGAACTCCATTATTATCGAAGATCAACAGTCGGCCTTGCAGGGAGCGACCACCGCAGAACTTCAGGCTTTTCTGGACACCTACGGCAGCTGGTCACAGGCAGTAGCAGTACGGAGTACACTGGCCCAAAAAATGATGCAGTCCGGACAGATTCAACAGGCGGAATTTCTACTGATGCAGAACCACGCCGATGCGAATCCCCATGTTGCCGCAGAAGCGGCCCGGCAGTTGCTTGAGCTTTGGGAAGCAGTTGGCCTACCTCATGAGGCGGCGGGACTCCTGAAAGAGCTCAATGAGAAGTATGCGAACATCCCGCTGGAGAATGGACTCACCGGAGCAGAATACGTCGCACGTTATGACCGAGGGTCTGCCGCCTGGTCGATCTATCAGGCCATGCAGCCTTTGCGAGATAACGTAACCCGGGTTAATATTCGTCAAAGCGACGTCGCTGCTCCCGCACCGCAAATCGCGGCTACCTACCGAAACTATGAACGAAAGTTTCTGCCGCCACCAGAGATCTCACAGTTGTTACTGAAACAGGGCTCTCTGCTCACTGTGGTTAATCGTCACGCTGGTCAATCGATCGGCCAGGTGAAAGTCTCGGACCGGATTTCCTATCCCTATCATTCGCGAAATACGCGCGTGGGTCATTTTATTCCCCTGGGAAGCAGTCATAAAATTCATGGTGTTTCACTGCTACAGTTGGAGGATGATGTTTCAGAGCCTCTCTGGACCACCGAATTCGATGATCTGAATAACTCACAATCGCTGTTTTATGTCGGTCCCTCCGGACCTCGCGTCTGTGTCTTTCAGTGGGGCAACCGTCTGTTCGGTTTGAATCCTGCCAATGGAAAAGTGCTCTGGGAGCGGAAGAACATCCCTTCCAAATCCGGTTTCCTCAGTGATTCCAGCAAGGGACTTGTCGGTGATCAGGAAGCGATTGTCGCTTTCAGCATCAATCGTACGAATTACGATGTTTACAGCGCCATCACTGGAGAACGGATTCGCCAGGGAGAACTTGAGCTCAACAGCCGCATTCGACACGTATTTGGTCGCAAGCTGTTTTATGAAACCACTTCCACAACCGAAAAGCGAGTCCGCCTCTGGGATCCGCTGACTGATCGACTGCTTCTCGATGAGCCGGTGGACAACTCCGGTTTCTCTACACAGATCTCCGATACCGAGCTGGCGATTCTGCTGCCTCCGAACCGGCTGCGAGTTCTGAATGTGGAATCAGGCGAGACCATGATCGAGACCGACATCCCTGATGAATATCTCAAAAACCTCAACAAGTTCATCGGCTTTTCCGACCATGGCCGCTATTACTTTAATTTCTCTTACACCACGCCGCGCCGTCGCACTCCGCAGAATGATTTCTTCATCAGTGACTCATTCCTGAATGTCGTGCACATCGATAATGACCTGCTGAGCATTGATAAGCAGTCCGGCAAAATCCTCTGGAACCGCAATCTGCCTAAACGCTCCTGGATCGACACATCCCAGTACCAGTTGCCTTTCCTGATCTTCATGAGCAAGATCCGTACGGAATCCCGGACCCGGAGTTATTCGTTCCTGTTCGAAATTCTTGACACCCGGACAGGCAAGACCATCGGCTTCAAGGATAACATCCTCAAGGACACGATTTTGCAGATGCAGATCGACCCCCGCTTGCGGAAGATTATCCTGCAGGGGATGCACAGTGCAGTGGAAATTGATTACCAGAACCCAACCCGGGGACTGGAGAATCTGCTGGACTCTCCGTTGTAA